From Deinococcota bacterium, the proteins below share one genomic window:
- a CDS encoding FAD-binding oxidoreductase: MSHVKVAVIGAGIVGASCAYHLARRGAAVTVLERASLPATGSTAKSAAGIRHQFSHPENVRMSRYSAGEFERFERLTGMSAGYRKVGYLFLLSAEQLPDWREQAAMQRGLGARVDLLSLRDLAERYPLVARSGLAGASFGPDDGVVDPNAVTFGFLRAAQALGAGLRLGEEVLALEPARGRWRLTTSQGRYQAEVIVNAAGAFAGEVARRAGFELPVLPYRRNVYMTGPAQYPHPSPLIIDLTTGVWARSEGERFIVGLSNPDEAPSDAQAVDWAWMEHCLGLATSRFPFLEAAGIDRRRSWAGLYEITPDHLPVLGRMPGAAGFVNACGFSGHGVQHAPATGLIVAEEVVDGAVSSFDIADFRFERFARAARPLERNVV, from the coding sequence ATGAGTCACGTCAAGGTCGCGGTGATCGGGGCGGGCATCGTCGGCGCCAGTTGCGCCTACCACTTAGCCCGCCGGGGCGCGGCGGTGACGGTGCTCGAGCGCGCCTCCCTGCCGGCCACCGGCTCGACCGCCAAATCGGCGGCGGGCATCCGCCACCAGTTCAGCCATCCCGAAAACGTGCGCATGTCGCGCTACAGCGCAGGCGAGTTCGAGAGGTTCGAAAGGCTGACCGGGATGAGCGCAGGCTACCGCAAGGTCGGCTACCTCTTCCTCTTGAGCGCAGAGCAGCTGCCCGATTGGCGGGAGCAGGCGGCGATGCAGCGGGGCCTGGGCGCCCGCGTAGACCTTCTGAGCCTGAGGGACCTGGCCGAGCGCTACCCGCTCGTCGCCCGGAGCGGCCTGGCCGGGGCGAGCTTCGGCCCCGACGACGGCGTGGTGGACCCGAATGCCGTCACCTTCGGCTTCTTGCGCGCCGCCCAAGCCCTGGGCGCCGGGCTGCGCCTCGGCGAGGAGGTGCTGGCGCTCGAGCCCGCCCGCGGTCGCTGGCGGCTAACGACGAGCCAGGGAAGGTACCAGGCGGAGGTGATCGTCAACGCCGCCGGCGCCTTTGCGGGCGAGGTCGCGCGAAGGGCCGGCTTCGAGCTGCCCGTCCTGCCCTACCGCCGCAACGTCTACATGACCGGCCCGGCTCAGTACCCCCATCCCAGCCCGCTCATCATCGACCTGACCACCGGCGTGTGGGCGCGCAGCGAGGGCGAACGCTTTATCGTCGGCCTCTCCAACCCGGACGAGGCGCCAAGCGACGCTCAAGCGGTGGACTGGGCGTGGATGGAGCACTGCCTGGGGCTGGCTACAAGCCGCTTTCCCTTTCTCGAGGCCGCCGGTATCGACCGCCGCCGCTCCTGGGCCGGGCTCTACGAGATCACCCCCGATCACCTGCCCGTCCTCGGGCGCATGCCCGGCGCGGCGGGCTTCGTCAACGCCTGCGGCTTTTCCGGTCACGGGGTCCAGCACGCCCCGGCGACCGGGCTGATCGTCGCCGAGGAGGTCGTGGACGGCGCAGTCAGCTCCTTTGACATCGCAGATTTTCGCTTCGAGCGCTTTGCCAGGGCGGCGCGCCCCCTCGAGCGCAACGTCGTTTAA